Genomic segment of Pochonia chlamydosporia 170 chromosome 1, whole genome shotgun sequence:
TGAGTGGAAGCAACGGTGTAAAAGTTAGTGGGTATCACGGTGGAAGAAATAAATTTGATGACGGAATGGAACGAGTGATTATTGGTGATCCTGTTCATGCTTGCAGCTGGAGCACCACCTCCACTGGTTAGGTACATGTCTTGGCCAGCGCAGGACTCAGGTGTTGCGGAGTAAATCCGTTCGAATCCAACTAGCTGCAAATATGGGTAGCCCGAGTCCTGCACACCTGGTGGAATGTTGTGGACTTGTATCCATAGCGATTGTTGGATTGGTTTGACAAGGGCTGGAGGAGGACTATGAACTGAAATGCCGTCGAACCCTTTCAGACTGGATATCACGGCGGCATAAGGGTGTTGATATTGGGCGTCATTGGCCACTAGCGACTAGCAAAACGACGACCTCTTCCCTCGTCCTTCATATCAAAACGAGCAGATATATCGCCGGATAGGTACTAGGGGGCTAAAAGCATGTTTGAGATGAGAAGCATGCGGCCATCTATTCCGTACCACGTCAATTTGCCTGGAGTGCACCTCATATCTCAACTAAAGGAAGCAAAGGAATCTTTGTGCAACCCAACAACAAGGCTAAAGGCATGCTTCGACTGCAGGGTTGGCTTCCCCATGATAGGGTAGCACAAATTGTATAAATCTCTCTGAGTGCTTTACATATGCATCTCTTCCATAGCCTGGATCATGTGCGTAAAACTTGTTCGTGGGAGCATACCAGACCCACGGCTGGTGATTGCGAACCAGGGCTGACCTTACCCATCCGGTTGCATGTTTGGCCGCAGGGTTGGCCCGGGATGCCTGTATGGACACGGATGGTTTGGGAAAAATAAGCCGAGTCTGACTCAGTGTTTTGGAGTGTCGATTTGAAGTGTACTTGCAGAAATCGCTGGCATCGGACACTGCGGCGTGGCCGAAATATGCCCTGTCAAAAACTCAAACATGTGGTCTTGATTTCGGCGGCCAAACACAAACATCGTCGAAAAGGACCTATGTTACCTGTAGGTGCTCCATAACGTTGGTGCATATTGACTTTACGTCGAAACGGAGAAAATGTTGCACAGCATTCTCGCGCAACGAGTTTGTGTGTGTGAATAGacaacggcatcaacttATACACACCACAGGCAACTTTGCACTGCAGGCGTAGCGCGATATTATACCAATCGCCCGTCCCACTAATAAAAACGATTGCTCTTTGATGCGGTGAACGGTAATATAACGGGATGGACGCGTTGATCTGAGAATTTGGCTGATAAGTCTGTGCTTTTCGTATGGCACGAGCGGCTGTatgactttttttttcctgtCCTTTTTATTCTTTCTCCGTTTCCCCTTTTTTCGCAGTCCCTTCTGGGCACAAATATCTTTGCCGGAAGAGGAACATGGAGCATTACATATTAACTAGTTCGTATACCGATTCTTTGGCTTGGAGCCCCATGGCGGATGACAATATGGCATGTGTCAGGTTCTGTGTCGCTAATTCCATACTCAACATGGATATCGGACGACTTGCCATGTATGATCTTCCGAGGTCGACAAAGCGGTGTTGAAAGTACTAACATGTAGCACCATTCGTGATAATGAGATAGAGAAGCAAgaccaaaaaagaaagcaaaaaatAAAAGGGCAGACGCGGTGGATGCAGAAATGTTACATTCATGAGTCGTTCCTCCTGCCCCTTGTCCTGCGCCGCCTTCCTTACATCCCGACTGGTATAccatcgctccttccctctTGACGGTGGCGGAATTTAAGCTGGTTGGTACTTCCAGTACTTCCAATCTGAAGACAAAATTCTGTGACATTACTTTGCATTCCGCAACTATTTTCTGCAACATGCACGCTGTAGCTCATCTTGCTGCAGTCGGCGCCACTGGTAGTCATGTCCTTGACATGCCCATGTTGACGTGTCTAAGGCGCACTCGTGCTCTATTCATGCGGGGGTGTGTTTACCCAGGCCCACGACGAGGACTTACATGGACAGACCACGGAGGGCAGGGCAAGAAAAGAGTGGCACCGTCACTCTCACGACGGGGTAGAAATATCGACCCTCAATTTCCAAAGTTCTTCGTCGTTTCAGCAAGATTCGGAGCATGAAGGGGACCCGAGCCCAGATGCAGACCTCTTCGATGCCAGCCGCAGGCAAGCCAACAGAGAACCATGCCCGCCCTTCCCGATGAATGCCAACACATGGATCCATTTCGGTGGTGTCGTGGAGCTCATGACATTCGCCAGCTTATCTTTGGCCATGACGACGACATAAGCCAACGGTGATGTAGTTTGGAGCAATAACATTTGGCTAGTATCAACACATACATATGCTCATATGCGAAAGCTTGGGATCTTTCATCACAATAGTTGTCAGAGCTAGGCCCGTGGAGTCAACGGTGAGCTGCACTCATTGCTAACAGACCCATGGCTACCACATTGTCAAAGCTTGTTCTGTAAGGCAAGGGACCAGCACCATGATACCTTGTTGATTTGCCTGCTGACCAGAATAGGACAAGTGGTGAATGGTGTCTGCTCACGGAACCATCAAAACATCCCAAACAGTAGAGGGCTGGAGGAGTCATTCCCAAAGTTATTCGATGCACCTCTCAGCCATATGTGTTTCGCGAAGAAACTATCACCGGCGCCCACCATCTGGCTGGTTACCAATCTTACGGCTCCATGATTTGGAGGGGTGATCAGAAGCAACCCAGTTCCGATTCGGCACAGCCACGCCCTCGGCATGTGTCATGGTCTTTTGCTGGCGTTACGCCGTCATGAATTCGTGGTGGGCTTGTTGTGGTTGTAAGCGGGTCTTTTGAGCCATGCACTGGATCAGTGTGCAACAACGTACCTACAATGAAGCCTTGCATAGAGTAAGAACTGCAACGATTGTTCATTGATGATGGTCGTCTGATGCCTGCTGGAACCGTTTCCTCCACTACCGGAAATTAGATCCAGTTTACGCGCCTTTTTTTACTGGCCTTGAGCATTAAACGGACCAATTCGAGATGGCCACGGCCAGCAGCCCAATAACAACCGATTCCCGTTTTTGTCCATTGTCAATTGACGCGGGGGAACAGACAAAAATTGGCGAGTGTTGGAAGTTATGATACAGGATGCATATACACCGACGTACGGACTACACTGATCGACCAAGGGACGGAAACACCTCCCGTTAGACATACAGTTAGCTTGCCGgtttgttgatgctggcaacaacaaacaaaaaaagtTGAACATTCCAACGCCGCCGACGTCCTTGTCGAGATACCCCGCGCGCAGTGAAGACGCGACTGCAGGGTTCGGGGCCAGAAAAGGCGGCCAGGTACGTGCTCGAAACCTTGCCTTTGGAGCATACACAGGATAGAGTGGACTGCCGTTTTTCGCCATTTACACCATCAATCCAGCGGCACTGCCAACTCATCATTGCATGATGGTTAAGGCCCTCTGGCCAGGCCATTTTCGCGCCTAGTAACATGGCGACCCCTCTTCGTTCTAGCCTCTATCCAATCAACCAGGGTTTATACACCGTCCATGGCGCGGAGAGCTCACAATGTTATCATCCTCAAGCCAGGAAGCCCCAAGTTTGGATCCCCCAGCTTCCGGTGGCCATTCAAACGTCAAAATCTGCTCGTTGGCGACTCACTTCCAGCCCCTCTGACAGGGATAAAGGACCATGAGCGACCGTGGGCGTGACGCCGGGCTCACCAGTGGTACTTCACTCAACCTTTTAGCCCACCACCCCAACCACTTGCTATCTTCTTGGAGTGTCCCGACAGGGCCAGTGTGGTTCATGCATGCTCGTTCGATGGTCCTGGTCAGTCTTCTATGGAGTAACTCCATACTCACCGACGgttttcttcatctcgtcGCTGGTTGGCACATCACTTGTTTTCAGCCTTCCTACTGGACAATGGCTCTTGGACGACGTCTCCCAACCACGATGGCCACCTAATGGGGCCTTCCACACTGGTTCCGTCTCCAGACGTGTGGATTTGGGTCAATTCGTTTACATGGGCGAATCGCCCATGTTACCGGCCATTTGGAAGGCCTCGGGATAGAGAGCGACAGGAGACATGATGTGCAAACCAGACAATCTCCATACGCGACCCGCATTATCCCTCGTTGTTACTTCGAACTGAGGCGGTTGCCGGACGAACCATCGCCGCTCCGAGCCGTGGTCAATACAGACGATACAACGGAGGCCATAATGTGCCCTAGTCATGAAACCCCGCGAAGCTTGGGGCCAGCCGTTCAATGATATGAAGCACTGCGACAATACAATGCAAACATCTCTGCTCGGCTTTGGCAGGTAATGGCAAACCACCTTGACTTGTGATGCATTAGTGGCCGCCAAAAGAGAGATCTCGGAGGCACATCTCGTGGTAGCCAACCAGAAATCATGATGCGCCATGAGCTAGACCCAAGACCCAAAGGGCCAAACACCAAGCCCTTCTGAACTTGAGCGACTGGTCACCCTAATACTGCCACGACACACATGGACTCTCGTCTGTCGTTCCTTTTTACGTTTCGCCACCCCACAACTCCATCCATACAGAGGATTGAGTTTTGCCCTATTGCGAGATATTGGTGGATTGGCCATCAAGGGCGTTGGGTACTCTGACCACCATTCATTCGATTTAAAAGcggccagcttcttctgaAGGCTAAGTCTCGAAAAGGTTGTAAGCTTTGGCATGCCAAGAACCTCTTGGTATACTGATACTATGATGCAGATCTGTCATATCTCCGAGGTGAAGCCCGCTTTCTACTAAGGGCCACAGGCACGTTCCTATAAAAAAACATGGGAAGATCAAGGACCTCACTGTGGGCAAAACTGATCAAGCATGTTGCCCCTGGTCGGAGACCCTTTTCTAGTGCACCCTGCAGCCCTTGCTGGAGCTGGTACTTTGACGATACTTTGCCGTCgaccttgttgttgccatgcAAAGAGATCGACCTGAGTACTGGACACAGAGTCGCCGCCCACCTCAAGCGCCGCCGCAGTGGAGCGGCCTAGTGCCAGCGGTTTTTCATCAACTGGCGACGAGGTCGCCAACACATCAATATGGGTCACACTCATTTCGAGAGCCGCATCGTTTGCTCGCATCTGCCTCCATTTGCGCGTTTCCGTGTCTTTCTGCACCCCTGGTTACGCGCTAACAAGCTCTGCTTGTAATAAAACACACATGTCTCGCTGTCGGTGGCTCGTTTCGCCTGTGCTGTGGCCCTGAAATGCATGGTGCAAACCCTCGAGCGCGGCCGACTCCCCTCTCCGCTACATTCTGCACACCCCCGGTCCGAACTGTGCACTCATCTCGGGGTGAGAAGAGCGTGGTGCCAAGACACAATCCAATCTGTAGCATCTCTCTGCACTTATACTTTTACTCGTCTCTTCCCACATCTCCTTTCATCTGGTCGAACTTCCTTACGCCTCAACCCTCGCTTTCATCTCTCCCATTGGGCGCCATTGCCTACTCACTGACCCTAATCTTGTATTTCATCACGTACTCTACGCCGTCGCAGATACCTACTCGCCACCTGAGCTGAGGGTCGTTtgaaagaggaagagaaaaaaaattcaaaaacaaaacattcGCACGGATTCCAAGGGTGATAATTTGCATCCTCCTACCAACTctgcttccttcttttttaCAAGCACTTCGGCATCTCTTCATTGGCTATAAAACAGCAAAAATGGGCGGCTTTTACATGCAATATTTGGAAAGTAAGTTGACAATCTTTCCTTTGTGATCATTATGTCTATCCCTGCGCCATCAATTCGGGTTCGAAAGCACATCCgccccaacaacaacaaccatcaattgatccacAACGGCCGTATATGGTGTAAACATGAATTGAATTTTGTAGCCCATTGGTGGCATTGGTTTGGCGCAGTAGTCATTACTCGACATCTATCTCTGAATGCAGCTAGACAAGGCACTGGGTTGCGTTCTGCCATTTTCTGCTGTACATATTTCACCCAAGCGCTGGAATTCCGAACCACAGGCTCACGACGTCACGTTCTGCGATGAATGTCGTGGCATCTTACCTAACCCCCATGCCAATTGGGCTCCAATACGCCGCCTTTCGCGGCATTAGCCTGATGTCATACCCCAATCTAGGAAAGGCAGCGCTTCGTGATATATTTCGTCGACGTCATGTTGGATTTGTAAGGGCAAAATGCTAATCTCGACGTTCGTTCATATTAGGCCTTTGCCGACGCCGAGGGTGGACGGACCCTGCGTACGAGTGCTATCGAGATAGCAGCGGTTATACATGCCTTGTCCTGGTTAACGGCCGTGAGTACCAGACGGACCTCGCCTACGAATCCGATGTTTTAGCACAGGAGAATGCCGCAATGCGAGCTTTTATGGTGTGCAGGAACTTTTCTGTGAATGGCGGCATGCTCGCTCGTAACGGTATTGTTCAAGGACTGCCAGCGACCTCCGACTCGGGTCGACGCCGAAAGAGCCGTCACACTTCCTCTAGGGACGGTAGCGAGCGCCATGGTCGTCGATCCGGGAACCATTCCAGCAGCTCATCGACGGCGTCCTTTGAGTAAGAGACTCCATGGAAAGCTCCCTGTTAACCTGTACGGATGAGAATAATCCTCGGGTGTTGacatgcttgttgcttgctttcCGATTCATGCCAGCCGCGAGGAGCCTCGGAATGGCCACTCACTTTCTGATACACAACGGTTGAAAAGCTTCACGGCATTCCAGAGGTAGAAAAGGCAAATTCTTCCATGGCAACCGTCTACTTTACGACTTGAATGAGGTAAGAGAAGGATGAAAAGAGGTTCAGACGACACAATCTTGCAGACAAAAGCGATGGTCTGGAatttttgtttgttttctATTCTGCAACGACCTATGACGACACGTAACGACATCACTTTAGAAACGCGCATCATGTTAGTTATACAGCCTTTGGTTGTGTTTCCTGTTCGTTTTCGTCCTTTATTTGCTGCTTTTTTTGGGGGGAGAAGGGGGGGGGGACAGAGTCTCGACCTTTTGTCGTTGCTGCAACTGTCTCTTTCCCATCGTTTCATTCTCATGTTCAGGTGTGGCATTGTGGCGTATTTCTcttccaagttcaacaacCACTCACTTGCCTGGGCTATAAGCTGCCGAACATCTGACTCTGGATATTCTGTCATGGTTGGGATATAAACAGGACCAGCCTTTGACAAGGTATTACGACTTATGGAGACAACGTTGCCGCCAGGAGGGTGAAACAA
This window contains:
- a CDS encoding double strand RNA binding domain from DEAD END PROTEIN 1 domain-containing protein; this encodes MGGFYMQYLESLCRRRGWTDPAYECYRDSSGYTCLVLVNGREYQTDLAYESDVLAQENAAMRAFMVCRNFSVNGGMLARNGIVQGLPATSDSGRRRKSRHTSSRDGSERHGRRSGNHSSSSSTASFE